A window of the Natronomonas salina genome harbors these coding sequences:
- a CDS encoding aldo/keto reductase codes for MPVLGLGTWENDDAEQCAESVRTALEAGYRHVDTAQIYGNEDAVGDGIAAADVDREDVFLATKVWIDELSHDDVIESTEESLDRLGTDYLDLLYVHWPAREYEAEETLGALEELKEDGKIDRIGVSNFEPEHLETAQDAIDAPIFANQVEMHPLLQQRELREYCADTDIELVAYSPLARGDVFDVDVISEIADAHDASAAQVSLAWLREKGVTAIPKATGEDHIRDNWESLGASLSDEEVERIDDIDRTERQVHPDFAPDAW; via the coding sequence ATGCCTGTACTGGGACTGGGAACGTGGGAGAACGACGACGCCGAGCAGTGCGCGGAGTCGGTCCGGACGGCCCTCGAGGCGGGCTACCGGCACGTCGACACCGCCCAGATCTACGGCAACGAGGACGCCGTCGGCGACGGCATCGCCGCGGCGGACGTCGACCGCGAGGACGTCTTCCTCGCGACGAAGGTCTGGATCGACGAGCTCTCCCACGACGACGTGATCGAGTCGACCGAGGAGAGCCTCGACCGCCTCGGCACCGACTATCTCGACCTCCTGTACGTCCACTGGCCGGCCCGCGAGTACGAGGCCGAGGAGACCCTCGGCGCCCTCGAGGAGCTGAAGGAGGACGGCAAGATCGACCGGATCGGCGTCTCGAACTTCGAGCCGGAGCACCTCGAGACGGCCCAGGACGCCATCGACGCACCCATCTTCGCGAACCAGGTGGAGATGCACCCGCTGCTCCAGCAGCGCGAGCTCCGCGAGTACTGCGCGGACACCGATATCGAACTCGTCGCCTACTCGCCGCTCGCGCGGGGGGACGTCTTCGACGTGGACGTCATCTCCGAGATCGCCGACGCCCACGACGCCAGCGCGGCGCAGGTCAGCCTCGCGTGGCTCCGCGAGAAGGGCGTCACCGCCATCCCGAAGGCGACCGGCGAGGACCACATCCGGGACAACTGGGAGTCGCTGGGGGCCTCGCTGTCCGACGAGGAGGTCGAGCGCATCGACGACATCGACCGGACCGAGCGGCAGGTCCACCCCGACTTCGCCCCCGACGCCTGGTAG
- a CDS encoding DUF7314 family protein — protein sequence MADEFAKGLGILTGGGLVWMAISAWLTTAGFEGRQLLAAPPSDVGTYGELALVIRDVTGWFIIFGVLAFWVLIPSIRQVQQYRRSRADQS from the coding sequence ATGGCTGACGAATTCGCCAAGGGACTCGGTATCCTCACCGGCGGGGGACTCGTGTGGATGGCCATCTCCGCGTGGCTCACGACGGCGGGCTTCGAAGGGAGACAGCTCCTCGCGGCCCCGCCGAGCGACGTCGGGACCTACGGCGAGCTCGCGCTCGTGATCCGCGACGTGACCGGCTGGTTCATCATCTTCGGCGTGCTGGCCTTCTGGGTGCTCATCCCGAGCATCCGGCAGGTCCAGCAGTACCGCAGGTCCCGCGCCGACCAGTCGTAG
- a CDS encoding DUF7315 family membrane protein, whose translation MTDDEPRQSGAPPEESGPEPGGREVVVPMRLYKTVTVFSTLVAVVAILGGFVLLDRGTQRATASPDEVSLPVVALGLALIVGGSAVYAFSTRFRTEGMGKPKDDTDEPTNNG comes from the coding sequence ATGACCGACGACGAGCCTCGGCAGTCCGGAGCGCCGCCGGAGGAGTCCGGCCCCGAACCCGGCGGCCGCGAGGTCGTCGTCCCGATGCGCCTCTACAAGACCGTCACCGTCTTCTCGACGCTGGTCGCCGTCGTCGCCATCCTCGGAGGGTTCGTCCTGCTCGACCGCGGCACACAGCGGGCGACGGCGAGTCCCGACGAGGTGAGCCTGCCGGTCGTGGCCCTCGGGCTGGCGCTCATCGTCGGCGGCAGCGCCGTCTACGCCTTCTCCACGCGGTTCCGGACCGAGGGAATGGGAAAACCTAAAGACGACACCGACGAACCAACGAACAATGGCTGA
- a CDS encoding MFS transporter has protein sequence MVARLAISPVVPAITADFGVSKGAVGLALSGMWAAYALSQFPSGVLADRVGERRVVLAAVGVTAVASLLLTVSPNFPVFALTVVLLGSGAGLHYSVATSFIAKHFEQVGRAIGVHVAGGPVAGLLAPVAAAAVGARYGWRAAMLLGAAVAVPTFLLFRWQIGATRPSRPDVSMRSRFELEPLRELLSRPQIRYTTLMAVGGAFCWQATASFLPAFLIEHHGHSAARASALFSAYFVVHGATQPVLGGISDRLGRDATAATAFGAGVVGFGALVVGSGLVVLAAIPLVGVAMSWGAPVQSRFIDHLGEGERAAGFGLVRTVYMLLGATGSVVVGALADVSGWTAAFGLLVALLAAEFLLAVGPAVRSRYRRA, from the coding sequence ATGGTCGCCAGACTGGCTATCAGTCCGGTGGTCCCGGCCATCACCGCGGACTTCGGCGTCTCCAAGGGCGCCGTCGGGCTGGCGCTGTCAGGGATGTGGGCCGCCTACGCGCTCTCGCAGTTCCCCTCCGGCGTCCTGGCGGACCGCGTCGGCGAGCGGCGCGTCGTCCTCGCGGCCGTCGGCGTGACGGCCGTCGCCAGCCTCCTGCTGACGGTGTCGCCGAACTTCCCCGTCTTCGCGCTCACGGTCGTCCTGCTGGGCTCCGGTGCCGGCCTCCACTACAGCGTCGCCACGTCGTTCATCGCGAAGCACTTCGAGCAGGTCGGCCGCGCCATCGGCGTCCACGTCGCCGGCGGTCCCGTCGCCGGCCTGCTCGCGCCGGTCGCGGCCGCGGCCGTCGGCGCGCGGTACGGCTGGCGGGCCGCGATGCTGCTCGGCGCCGCCGTCGCCGTCCCGACGTTCCTCCTCTTCCGGTGGCAGATCGGCGCGACCCGGCCGTCGCGGCCCGACGTCTCGATGCGCTCGCGGTTCGAACTCGAACCGCTCCGCGAGCTGCTCTCCCGGCCGCAAATCCGCTACACGACCCTGATGGCCGTCGGCGGGGCGTTCTGCTGGCAGGCGACTGCGTCGTTCCTGCCGGCGTTCCTCATCGAGCACCACGGCCACTCGGCCGCGCGGGCGAGCGCGCTGTTCTCGGCGTACTTCGTCGTCCACGGCGCCACCCAGCCGGTCCTCGGCGGCATCTCCGACCGGCTGGGGCGGGACGCCACCGCGGCGACGGCGTTCGGCGCCGGCGTCGTCGGGTTCGGCGCGCTGGTCGTCGGGTCGGGGCTGGTCGTCCTCGCCGCCATCCCGCTGGTCGGCGTCGCCATGTCGTGGGGCGCGCCCGTCCAGTCGCGGTTCATCGACCACCTGGGGGAGGGCGAGCGCGCCGCGGGGTTCGGCCTGGTCCGGACCGTCTACATGCTGCTGGGGGCGACCGGCAGCGTCGTCGTCGGCGCGCTGGCCGACGTCTCCGGCTGGACGGCCGCGTTCGGCCTGCTCGTGGCCCTGCTGGCCGCCGAGTTCCTGCTGGCCGTCGGTCCCGCCGTCCGGTCGCGATACCGGCGGGCGTAG
- a CDS encoding right-handed parallel beta-helix repeat-containing protein, producing the protein MNRLLVTLVAVGACSLVAFGAFASTAAAQAESPTEIDDCTVVDESGEYELTEDVETDQTDSCIEIRADDVTIDGNGHVLQGPGADQNGTGIDLHSDGDNSGLVVRNVEIAGWSTGLYAGGDYELEDAVVRDNGDGLHHHQGGAERLENVTVENNDRGMYSMMAGTSGTDVTVRENGVGIVGEDGGNYGLESSRLVDNDEAGAKILHSSQLNLSDSTVSGNGGHGLYFPPYGFPVWGYVENTTVTDNGGDGIHVANDVHDPVRLVDVTVRNNDGHEVNANPEESKSPLVTATGLQVGQSATTAFDEESVRLEPVDRDDLPPREDATATGDGLNVSGPVDGPVQLELGVDADDETVDLWRHDGTGWETVEEDLAVSDGTVETSVDRNGTYATGTETDDSGGTGDDSDDSDGSEDDSQDGTDDTGDDSDGTDDTGDSGEDSDPSDDNGDKSTPTQTPSDDDGEKDGKTDTPTDSKDSSDCGCSAADGDDGESDENSTSTDEPTDSADDQQQTDETEDETTADADTQDTDDDDGSQADAPGFEPVVALVALLAGALLARRRE; encoded by the coding sequence ATGAATCGCTTACTGGTGACCCTGGTCGCCGTCGGCGCCTGTAGCCTCGTCGCGTTCGGCGCGTTCGCGTCGACCGCGGCCGCCCAGGCGGAGTCGCCGACCGAGATAGACGACTGTACGGTCGTCGACGAGTCCGGCGAGTACGAACTCACCGAGGACGTCGAGACCGATCAGACGGACAGCTGTATCGAGATCCGGGCCGACGACGTCACCATCGACGGGAACGGCCACGTCCTGCAGGGCCCCGGCGCCGACCAGAACGGTACCGGCATCGACCTCCACTCGGACGGCGACAACAGCGGCCTGGTCGTCCGGAACGTCGAGATCGCCGGCTGGAGTACCGGCCTCTACGCCGGCGGCGACTACGAACTGGAGGATGCCGTCGTCCGCGACAACGGCGACGGACTCCACCACCACCAGGGCGGCGCCGAACGACTGGAGAACGTCACCGTCGAGAACAACGACCGCGGGATGTACTCGATGATGGCCGGGACGAGCGGGACTGACGTGACGGTCCGCGAGAACGGCGTCGGGATCGTCGGCGAAGACGGGGGTAACTACGGACTCGAGTCCTCCCGCCTCGTCGACAACGACGAGGCGGGAGCCAAGATCCTGCACAGCAGCCAACTGAACCTCAGCGACTCGACGGTCAGCGGCAACGGCGGCCACGGACTGTACTTCCCGCCGTACGGGTTCCCCGTCTGGGGCTACGTCGAGAACACGACCGTCACCGACAACGGCGGCGACGGGATCCACGTCGCGAACGACGTCCACGACCCCGTCCGGCTCGTCGACGTCACGGTCCGGAACAACGACGGCCACGAGGTGAACGCGAACCCCGAAGAGAGCAAGTCCCCGCTGGTCACCGCCACCGGCCTCCAGGTGGGCCAGTCAGCCACGACCGCTTTCGACGAGGAGTCGGTCCGTCTCGAACCGGTCGACCGCGACGACCTGCCGCCGCGCGAGGACGCGACCGCGACGGGCGACGGTCTGAACGTCTCTGGCCCCGTCGACGGCCCGGTCCAACTCGAACTCGGCGTCGACGCCGACGACGAGACGGTCGACCTCTGGCGGCACGACGGCACCGGGTGGGAGACCGTCGAAGAGGACCTCGCGGTCTCCGACGGGACCGTCGAGACGTCCGTCGACCGTAACGGCACTTACGCGACGGGAACCGAGACCGACGACTCCGGCGGAACCGGGGACGATTCGGACGATTCCGACGGCTCCGAGGACGATTCCCAGGACGGCACGGACGATACCGGCGACGACTCCGACGGTACGGACGATACCGGCGACTCGGGGGAGGACTCCGATCCATCCGACGACAACGGCGACAAGTCGACGCCGACGCAGACCCCGTCCGACGACGACGGCGAGAAGGACGGGAAGACGGACACGCCGACCGACTCGAAGGATTCGTCGGACTGCGGGTGTTCCGCCGCTGACGGTGACGACGGCGAATCCGACGAGAATTCGACGTCCACTGACGAGCCGACCGACTCTGCCGATGACCAGCAACAGACCGACGAGACCGAAGACGAGACGACCGCCGACGCCGATACACAGGACACCGACGACGACGACGGTTCGCAAGCCGACGCGCCCGGCTTCGAGCCGGTGGTCGCCCTGGTCGCGCTGCTCGCCGGTGCGCTCCTGGCGCGGCGTCGAGAATAG
- a CDS encoding geranylgeranyl reductase family protein yields MTAETYDIVVVGGGTAGCFAAARAAKEGLDVAVLERKTEEEGGRIACGDAIKGTSTFPDVIDLDYLKEESFTNQGITLARFENPKTGNDLDIGFRGGNGAIVDRKRYGEVLLEEADRLGAEIHYDTVVRDVVQNGAVTGVTATSKGSVREYEADVVIDAAGALSLLQDKGDFGDATFDTNVNYQQFCSAYREVIEVEEPVDWHNAIVFKPTAELGYLWYFPRTPTEINVGLGFQMNKPPMKLVEELKKDLRNREEFQGATVKDKLGAALPTRRPYDSAVAPGYMAVGDAAGHVNPCTGGGIPGAAKAGTWAAEAAMDAIADGTVQEDALWEYNRRVQTDFGKRFAAMDLYNIWGSNYDVDDLVDIVSAMPGQQLADALALEGTASMNWPLKIKTAVKTFGHWGTLFELKKLNELATDLKSVYDDYPTTPDEFQDWRARRDDLMDDVYDLTGADPKY; encoded by the coding sequence ATGACCGCGGAAACGTACGACATCGTCGTCGTCGGGGGCGGAACGGCGGGCTGTTTCGCCGCGGCGAGGGCCGCCAAGGAGGGCCTGGACGTGGCCGTCCTCGAGCGCAAGACCGAGGAAGAGGGGGGCCGCATCGCCTGCGGCGACGCCATCAAGGGGACGAGCACGTTCCCCGACGTCATCGATCTGGACTATCTCAAGGAGGAGTCCTTCACCAACCAGGGGATCACGCTCGCGCGCTTCGAGAACCCGAAGACGGGCAACGACCTCGACATCGGCTTCCGGGGCGGCAACGGCGCCATCGTCGACCGAAAGCGCTACGGCGAGGTGCTGCTCGAGGAGGCCGACCGCCTCGGCGCCGAGATCCACTACGACACCGTCGTCCGCGACGTCGTCCAGAACGGGGCGGTGACCGGCGTGACGGCCACCTCGAAGGGCTCCGTCCGGGAGTACGAGGCCGACGTCGTCATCGACGCCGCCGGCGCACTGTCGCTGCTGCAGGACAAGGGCGACTTCGGCGACGCGACCTTCGACACGAACGTCAACTACCAGCAGTTCTGCTCGGCCTACCGCGAGGTCATCGAGGTCGAGGAGCCCGTCGACTGGCACAACGCGATCGTCTTCAAACCGACCGCCGAACTCGGCTACCTGTGGTACTTCCCGCGGACGCCGACGGAGATCAACGTCGGCCTCGGCTTCCAGATGAACAAGCCGCCGATGAAGCTCGTCGAGGAGCTGAAGAAGGACCTCCGGAACCGCGAGGAGTTCCAGGGCGCGACGGTCAAGGACAAGCTCGGCGCCGCGCTGCCGACCCGCCGGCCCTACGACTCCGCGGTCGCCCCCGGCTACATGGCCGTCGGCGACGCCGCGGGCCACGTCAACCCCTGTACCGGCGGCGGCATCCCCGGCGCCGCGAAGGCCGGCACGTGGGCGGCCGAGGCCGCCATGGACGCCATCGCGGACGGCACCGTCCAGGAGGACGCCCTCTGGGAGTACAACCGGCGCGTCCAGACGGACTTCGGGAAGCGCTTCGCCGCGATGGACCTCTACAATATCTGGGGGTCGAACTACGACGTCGACGACCTGGTCGACATCGTCTCGGCGATGCCCGGCCAGCAGCTCGCCGACGCCCTCGCCCTGGAGGGGACCGCCTCGATGAACTGGCCGCTGAAGATCAAGACCGCCGTCAAGACGTTCGGTCACTGGGGGACGCTGTTCGAGCTGAAGAAGCTCAACGAGCTCGCGACGGACCTCAAGTCGGTCTACGACGACTACCCGACGACGCCCGACGAGTTCCAGGACTGGCGGGCCCGCCGCGACGACCTGATGGACGACGTCTACGACCTGACCGGCGCGGACCCCAAGTACTGA
- a CDS encoding cytochrome bc complex cytochrome b subunit encodes MTDEEPTTDGGEPKTDGGGIVPQDDQAPTWSERKERSQGLSRLTYEYFERSRREDEDLRRASDYVERDVLAFPTWPHEMIRNLALTSFFMGLLLFISAAIPPHLPGPADPNSTPAVILPDWYLYWSFGLLKLTPINPELSLLGGEKLMADRTYGVLANLVVVGIIAVVPFLNKGSARRPVEEPFWAAVGVGGVVFAFTIAVLAVQNLILETFPITKNELFDLTFMLPVVVGFVAYSVLKTMREGYMFELNRRYYRLRPPK; translated from the coding sequence ATGACCGACGAAGAACCCACAACCGACGGCGGCGAACCGAAGACGGACGGAGGCGGCATCGTGCCGCAGGACGACCAGGCGCCGACCTGGTCGGAGCGCAAGGAGCGCTCGCAGGGCCTCTCGCGGCTCACCTACGAGTACTTCGAACGGTCGCGCCGCGAGGACGAGGACCTCCGGCGGGCCTCCGACTACGTCGAGCGCGACGTGCTCGCGTTCCCGACCTGGCCCCACGAGATGATCCGCAACCTCGCGCTCACGTCGTTCTTCATGGGCCTGCTGCTGTTCATCTCGGCGGCCATCCCGCCGCACCTGCCGGGGCCGGCCGACCCGAACTCCACGCCGGCGGTCATCCTGCCGGACTGGTACCTCTACTGGTCGTTCGGCCTGCTCAAGCTGACGCCGATCAACCCCGAGCTCTCGCTGCTCGGCGGCGAGAAGCTCATGGCCGACCGGACGTACGGGGTCCTGGCGAACCTCGTCGTCGTCGGCATCATCGCGGTCGTCCCGTTCCTGAACAAGGGGAGCGCCCGCCGTCCCGTCGAGGAGCCCTTCTGGGCCGCCGTCGGCGTCGGCGGCGTCGTCTTCGCGTTCACCATCGCGGTGCTCGCGGTCCAGAACCTCATCCTGGAGACGTTCCCCATCACGAAGAACGAGCTGTTCGACCTGACGTTCATGCTCCCGGTCGTCGTGGGCTTCGTCGCCTACTCGGTGCTGAAGACGATGCGCGAGGGGTACATGTTCGAGCTGAACCGCCGGTACTACCGGCTGCGACCGCCGAAGTAG
- a CDS encoding NAD(+)/NADH kinase — protein sequence MSGQRVGVVGDAELAAAVEAGGGTAVDGAFDEVALVVAGGEASLVDVARRGVDAPVLPVGGADGVGSVARDDAEAAVRRVLDGEFDTTRHPVVTVEEAADGSAVAGAGALFDVALVAAEPARISEFAVRSGGEAVARFRADGVVASTPAGSAGYNRAADGPLVAPETDVVAVVPIAPFATHADRWVLPLDDVTLSVERDETPVELLADGRTEATVAADDPVSLSEGADLRTVVVPESEPFF from the coding sequence ATGAGCGGACAGCGCGTGGGCGTCGTCGGGGACGCGGAGCTGGCGGCCGCCGTCGAGGCCGGCGGCGGGACCGCGGTGGACGGGGCGTTCGACGAGGTGGCGCTGGTCGTCGCCGGCGGGGAGGCGTCGCTGGTGGACGTCGCCCGCCGCGGGGTCGACGCGCCGGTCCTCCCGGTCGGCGGCGCCGACGGCGTCGGTTCGGTCGCCCGCGACGACGCCGAAGCGGCCGTGCGGCGCGTCCTCGACGGCGAGTTCGACACGACCCGCCACCCCGTCGTGACCGTCGAGGAGGCGGCCGACGGGTCGGCGGTCGCCGGCGCGGGGGCGCTGTTCGACGTCGCCCTCGTGGCCGCGGAGCCGGCCCGCATCTCCGAGTTCGCGGTCCGCTCTGGCGGGGAGGCGGTCGCCCGGTTCCGCGCCGACGGCGTCGTCGCCTCGACGCCGGCCGGCAGCGCCGGGTACAACCGCGCGGCCGACGGCCCGTTGGTCGCCCCGGAGACCGACGTGGTCGCGGTCGTGCCCATCGCACCCTTCGCGACCCACGCAGACCGCTGGGTGCTCCCGCTCGACGACGTGACGCTCTCCGTGGAGCGCGACGAGACGCCCGTCGAACTCCTCGCCGACGGCCGCACCGAGGCGACGGTCGCCGCCGACGACCCGGTCTCCCTCTCGGAGGGCGCCGACCTCCGGACGGTCGTCGTCCCCGAGAGCGAGCCATTCTTCTGA
- a CDS encoding M42 family metallopeptidase produces the protein MPPFDHDLLVSLTEARGVPGYEDRVRELVREELEPHVDRVRSDAMGNLVGTIEGSETPDFEVAVPAHMDEIGFMVRNVTDEGFLELDALGGWDPRILRAQRVTVHTDDGDVPGLIGSVPPHTLSEEEREKQQQVEDVHVDLGLDGEDAAERVAVGDLVTMDQTTERVGEFVTGKSLDNRVSVFAMLEAARRLEDPAATVHLAATTQEEVGLRGAEALGVDLDPDLVLALDTTVANDVPGFDAGERVTELGEGAGIKLKDSSVITNHKVHRRLRSLAEDREIAHQLEVLPAGGTDTGGLQRTSGATPAGAISVPTRYLHTPTESVHEADVAAVIDLLVGFLETEDGEHDYTL, from the coding sequence ATGCCACCGTTCGACCACGACCTGCTCGTCTCCCTCACCGAAGCCCGCGGCGTCCCCGGCTACGAGGACCGGGTCCGCGAACTCGTCCGCGAGGAACTCGAACCCCACGTCGACCGCGTCCGCTCGGACGCGATGGGCAACCTCGTGGGCACCATCGAGGGGAGCGAGACCCCCGACTTCGAGGTCGCCGTCCCGGCGCACATGGACGAGATCGGCTTCATGGTCCGGAACGTGACCGACGAGGGCTTCCTCGAACTCGACGCCCTCGGCGGGTGGGACCCGCGCATCCTCCGCGCCCAGCGCGTCACCGTCCACACCGACGACGGCGACGTCCCCGGGCTCATCGGCTCCGTCCCGCCGCACACGCTCTCCGAGGAGGAACGGGAGAAACAGCAGCAGGTCGAGGACGTCCACGTCGACCTCGGGCTGGACGGCGAAGACGCCGCCGAGCGAGTCGCCGTCGGCGACCTCGTCACGATGGACCAGACCACCGAGCGCGTCGGCGAGTTCGTCACCGGCAAGTCGCTGGACAACCGCGTGTCGGTCTTCGCGATGCTGGAGGCCGCCCGTCGGCTCGAGGACCCGGCCGCGACGGTCCACCTCGCCGCGACCACCCAGGAGGAGGTCGGGCTCCGCGGAGCCGAGGCCCTCGGCGTCGACCTCGACCCGGACCTCGTCCTCGCCCTCGACACCACCGTCGCCAACGACGTCCCCGGCTTCGACGCCGGCGAGCGCGTGACGGAACTCGGCGAGGGCGCCGGCATCAAGCTGAAGGACTCCAGCGTCATCACGAACCACAAGGTCCACCGGCGGCTGCGGTCGCTCGCCGAGGACCGCGAGATCGCCCACCAGCTGGAGGTCCTGCCGGCCGGCGGCACCGACACCGGCGGCCTGCAGCGCACCTCCGGGGCGACCCCCGCGGGGGCAATCTCCGTGCCGACACGCTACCTCCACACGCCGACCGAGAGCGTCCACGAGGCGGACGTCGCCGCCGTGATCGACCTGCTCGTCGGCTTCCTCGAGACCGAGGACGGCGAACACGATTACACACTCTAG
- a CDS encoding DUF7313 family protein yields MDSSVTLFGPVDTLLEPVLIYVLLVLVVVNIASRAFEYRQITNQVEEGEDDERVSRNPIRVGTSFLLVIASFYFMTVDRHTGMIFSLFAVGLFLSDFFEFEARRVEARQGWAIERPWGSIGGSMLILAYAVYQILANFFPFWNAII; encoded by the coding sequence ATGGACTCATCGGTGACGCTGTTCGGCCCGGTGGACACCCTCCTGGAGCCGGTGTTGATCTACGTGCTCCTGGTGCTCGTGGTCGTCAACATCGCCAGCCGGGCCTTCGAGTACCGACAGATCACCAACCAGGTCGAGGAGGGCGAGGACGACGAGCGGGTCAGCCGGAACCCGATCCGGGTGGGGACGAGCTTCCTGCTCGTCATCGCGTCCTTCTACTTCATGACCGTCGACCGCCACACCGGGATGATCTTCTCGCTGTTCGCGGTCGGGCTGTTCCTCTCGGACTTCTTCGAGTTCGAGGCCCGCCGGGTCGAGGCCCGCCAGGGCTGGGCCATCGAGCGGCCGTGGGGCTCCATCGGTGGCTCGATGCTCATCCTCGCGTACGCCGTCTACCAGATCCTCGCGAACTTCTTCCCCTTCTGGAACGCCATCATCTGA
- a CDS encoding cytochrome b, whose amino-acid sequence MSLEPKDEHDHEAWMETKDLSPIEEVYLTALIWMDKRLRIVDYLEMLEDMYYKTNLQMPKSHTEQYNLDNKFWYWYPLYALGSFSTIAYVVAAITGALLGFYYAPSTATVGEGAQTVAYSNVLFIMGDLNFGLFLRSLHRWSAQVMTAAVFLHMLRVYFTGAYKEPRELNWIIGIILISLTMVFGYTGYLLPWSQLSYWAGQIGVEMALSIPLIGEWAAQLIFGGFTLGEATLQRMYILHVFILPFVVTAIIAVHIGIVWMQGIAEPH is encoded by the coding sequence ATGAGCCTGGAACCAAAAGACGAACACGACCACGAAGCGTGGATGGAGACGAAGGACCTCTCGCCGATCGAGGAGGTCTACCTCACCGCGCTCATCTGGATGGACAAGCGCCTCCGCATCGTCGACTACCTCGAGATGCTGGAGGACATGTACTACAAGACGAACCTCCAGATGCCGAAGAGCCACACCGAACAGTACAACCTCGACAACAAGTTCTGGTACTGGTACCCGCTGTACGCCCTCGGGTCGTTCAGTACCATCGCCTACGTCGTCGCGGCGATAACCGGGGCGCTGCTGGGCTTCTACTACGCCCCGTCGACCGCGACGGTCGGCGAGGGGGCCCAGACGGTCGCCTACTCGAACGTCCTGTTCATCATGGGCGACCTGAACTTCGGACTGTTCCTCCGGAGCCTCCACCGCTGGTCCGCACAGGTGATGACGGCGGCCGTGTTCCTGCACATGCTCCGCGTGTACTTCACGGGAGCGTACAAGGAACCCCGCGAGCTGAACTGGATCATCGGCATCATCCTCATCTCGCTGACGATGGTCTTCGGCTACACGGGCTACCTGCTGCCGTGGAGCCAGCTGTCGTACTGGGCGGGACAGATCGGCGTCGAGATGGCGCTGTCCATCCCCCTGATAGGCGAGTGGGCCGCACAGCTCATCTTCGGGGGGTTCACGCTCGGTGAGGCGACGCTCCAGCGGATGTACATCCTGCACGTGTTCATCCTGCCGTTCGTGGTGACGGCGATCATCGCCGTCCACATCGGCATCGTCTGGATGCAGGGCATCGCGGAACCCCACTGA
- a CDS encoding polyprenyl synthetase family protein, translating to MRSVLDEWRPVVDETIESMLPRAVDDAYLTDYFGEASYAYDPTAIQRALADPIWELLDRGGKRWRAVLFLLFVDAFGEDPEEYLEYAVIPEVLHNGTIIVDDVEDGATHRRGGPALHHVHGTDVALNAGNAMYFLPLKIITRDPGDLPADVRLDAYEMLMHELNRTHLGQGMDICWHNEKEITISEDEYLEMCACKTGCLGRIVARLAAIVTETREYETPAADYAEDMAVAFQIADDVLDVEYALEEGGDFGKGVGNDVREGKKTLMAIHAAEHAPPERAARLEDLLWTEENTDEEVVEAIEILEDAGSVEYARGVAEDLSERSKTHLESMELEPGPEEKLVGFSEFVVDRQV from the coding sequence ATGCGCAGCGTACTCGACGAGTGGCGGCCGGTGGTCGACGAGACCATCGAATCGATGCTGCCGCGGGCGGTCGACGACGCGTACCTCACCGACTACTTCGGCGAGGCGAGCTACGCGTACGACCCCACCGCCATCCAGCGGGCGCTGGCCGACCCCATCTGGGAGCTGCTGGACCGCGGCGGCAAGCGCTGGCGGGCCGTGCTGTTCCTGCTGTTCGTCGACGCCTTCGGCGAGGACCCCGAGGAGTACCTGGAGTACGCCGTCATCCCCGAGGTCCTCCACAACGGCACCATCATCGTCGACGACGTCGAGGACGGCGCGACCCACCGCCGCGGCGGCCCCGCACTCCACCACGTCCACGGCACCGACGTCGCGCTCAACGCCGGCAACGCGATGTACTTCCTGCCGCTGAAGATCATCACCCGCGACCCCGGCGACCTCCCGGCGGACGTCAGACTCGACGCCTACGAGATGCTGATGCACGAGCTGAACCGGACGCACCTCGGCCAGGGGATGGACATCTGCTGGCACAACGAGAAGGAGATCACCATCTCCGAGGACGAGTACCTGGAGATGTGCGCCTGCAAGACCGGCTGTCTCGGCCGCATCGTCGCCCGGCTGGCCGCCATCGTCACGGAGACCCGCGAGTACGAGACGCCGGCGGCCGACTACGCCGAGGACATGGCCGTCGCCTTCCAGATCGCCGACGACGTCCTCGACGTCGAGTACGCCCTCGAGGAGGGCGGCGATTTCGGGAAGGGCGTCGGCAACGACGTCCGCGAGGGGAAGAAGACGCTGATGGCCATCCACGCGGCCGAGCACGCGCCCCCGGAGCGGGCGGCCCGACTCGAGGACCTGCTCTGGACCGAGGAGAACACCGACGAGGAGGTCGTCGAGGCAATCGAGATCCTCGAGGACGCCGGCAGCGTCGAGTACGCCCGCGGCGTGGCCGAAGACCTCTCCGAACGCTCGAAGACGCACCTCGAGTCCATGGAGCTCGAACCCGGCCCCGAAGAGAAGCTCGTCGGGTTCTCGGAGTTCGTCGTCGATCGGCAGGTCTGA